AATTATATTTAATAAAATTATTGTTATAATTAGTTATATACTCAAGAACCATCTTCGTATATTTATAAAATTTATATTCTCTTAACAAAAACAAGCTTTTGTCTATGAAAAACGTTACTCAACGTTGGCAACGGAATAGTTGCTTACTTTTATTATTAGCACTAGGAAGCCCGGGGTATTCCAGTACGCTATTAAATCCTACCTACTCTTATCTAAAAGTTATTAATTGGGAGCTTACCGGTAAAGTTACCGATGAAAAAGGAGAGCCTATTCCGGGTGCTACCGTAGTTTTAAAAGGTTCTTCTGCAGGTGCCGCCACCGGGGCCGATGGTACCTTTACTCTATCGGTGCCGGAAACGGCGGGTACTCTGGTAATTTCGTTTATTGGTTATACTACTCAGGAAAAAGCGTTTACCGGACCAGGGGCAATTAATGTTACGCTTGCGGAAGATACCAAAACCTTACAGGAAGTAGTGGTAGTGGGTTACGGAACGCAGCAAAAGAAAGATGTAACCGGATCAGTAACCCAGGTTACAGCTAAGGAATTTAACTCTGGTGTAAATCCTAATCCGCTGCAAGCCATTCAAGGGAAAGTAGCCGGCTTGGTTATTACGCAACCTAACGGCGACCCTAACCAGAATCCTACCATCCGTTTAAGAGGTTATACTTCCCTGGCTGGGGGTAGCGATCCGCTTTACGTGGTAGATGGAATTATTGGCGTGCCTATCAACAGTATTTCTCCAACCGATATTGAAACCATGGACGTGCTGAAAGATGCCTCCGCATCGGCTATTTATGGTTCCCGGGCTGCAAATGGGGTAATTATTATTACTACTAAAAGAGGTAAAGCCGGTACTACCAGCGTTAGTTTCAACAACTATGTAGCCGCTGATATTATCTCTAATCGGCTCGACTTGTTAGATGCGAATGCTTACCGGGAACAAGTAGCTAAAATTAAAGGCGAGGGTTCCTTAAATGATAACTTACGTTTTCCTAAGGATCCCAGCGGACAAGGTTATAACACCGATTGGTTTGATCAAATCAGCCGCACCGGTATGACGAATAACCATGACCTGTCTATTATGGGTGGTAGCGAAGCTTTTTCTTACCGGGGCTCTATTAACTATATTAAACGGGAAGGGGTAATTAAAAATACGGGCTTCAACCGCTTAACCGGTAGAATTAACTTAGACCAAAAAGCGCTGAATAACCGCTTAAATGTGCAGTATAGCTTATCTTATACGCAAACCGACCAGGAAAACCGGAACGATAATATTATTGCCCGGGCTACCTTGTTTTTACCTACTTTGCCTGTTAAAAACCCAGACGGTTCTTACTACGAAATTCCCGGAACGCAAGACCTTTACAATCCGGTGGCGATGCTGAATAATTACCAGAATAATGATTTTAAACGGGTAATGATTGGCGCTATGAACATTAAATACGAAGTGCTGGATGGTTTTGTAGTGGGCGTAAACGGGGCCTTAAAAAATGACAATACGGTAAATAGCCAGGCTTATAACCGAAACGTATTGGCTTATACTTCTAACCAAGGTAATACTTCCCGCAACTTGTATCAAACCAATAATAAGTTATTAGAAATTACCGGTTCTTATACCAAGTCATTAGGTGGCGTAAACAACTTTAATGTTTTAGGTGGTTATTCTTACCAAGATAACGTGGATGATGGTTTTGGTGCCAATAACAACAACTATATCAGTGGTTTATATGAGCAGTTTGGTTATAACAACTTATCAGGTGGTCGGGGTACTTTATTATCTGGCCGTTCGGATTATGCTACTTCTTACCGCAACCGCACTACCCTGGTATCTTTCTTTGGCCGGGCAACTGTGAATTTACAAGACAAATATAACCTGACTGCCACCGTGCGTCAGGATGGTAGCTCTAAGTTCGGGGCTAATAACAAATGGGCGGTTTTCCCTTCCTTTGCCGCCGGATGGACTATTTCTAACGAAAGCTTCCTGCAAGGCAACAAAGCGCTTAGTTATTTAAAATTGCGGGCTGGCTGGGGACAAACCGGTAACTCCGAAGGTATTTCTCCTTATCAGTCTTTATTCTTGTATGGCCGCCAAGGAACTTATTATGATGGTAGCATTGGCGATTTTGTACCGGGTTATGCCGTTACGCAAAATAGTAACCCTAACCTGAAATGGGAAATTATTCAGCAAGCTAACATCGGTATCGACTTTACTTTATTCGGACGGATAAACGGTACTGTGGATGTGTACGACAAGCGTACCAAAGACATGTTGTATAACTACAACGTACCTTCTAACGGACAGTACTTTGTAAATACCATTACCGCTAACGTAGGCGAAATGAGTAATAAAGGGATTGAGTTGTCTTTAAGCTCCGACATTGTTAAAACCGATAACTTCTCCTGGAATGCCCGGATTGTAGGTACTGCTTACAAAAACAACATTGAAAGCTTACAGAACGACATGTTTGACGTAGGTATTATCCGGTACAATGAGTTTGGTGGACGGGGATTATCGGATGTGTTTGCTTCGCAGCTGCGGGAAGGTCATCCACTGGGAGAGTTTTTTATCCCTAAATTTGAAGGCTTTAGCACCGATGGTAAAGTTTTAATGGAAGGCCAAGACGGAACTCCAACTACTGATTATACTAAAGCCAAGTTATACGAAGCCGGCGTAGCCCAACCTCGTTTATCTGCTTCGTTTATAAATACTTTCCAGCATGGTAATTTTGACTTAAACTTCCAGTTGCGCGGGGTATTTGGTAACAAAATCATGAACAACCTGCGTTCTAACTTAACCATTCCGGGTAGTATCCTGGAAAGTAACCAGCTTACCGAAATTGCTAACTACCAAACGAACTATAGCGCCAACCAATTATCTGATTTATGGCTGGAAAGTGGCGCCTTTGTTCGGTTAGATAATTTCCAGTTAGGTTACAATGTTCCTGTTAATGCTAAAATTGTTAAAAATGCCCGCGTGTATTTTGGCGGTAATAACTTATTTGTAATTACAAAATACAAAGGCATTGACCCTGAATTAGAAGTACGCGGCGACTTACGGGATAATGGCAGAAGCCAACGGCCTAACACCCTTGGTTTAGATAATACCGGTATTTATCCAAAAACCAGATCTTTCCAGTTGGGTGTAAACTTAACTTTCTAGAACTAACTATTAAGAATCCGGCACATACATATTTCTTTGATTCATAAAAAATTAAAAAATACTCAGATGAATAAATATATTAAACCTTTACTTTTCGCTGGTTCGGCACTTGGGCTGCTATTTGTCCAATCCTGTACCGATCTGGACGAAGAAGTAAGTGATCAGCTTTCGCAGGATGCTTTTGGGAATAATCCCGAGCAACTTAGCGCATTAATCGGGCCGCTTTACGGCGAATTGGGCGGTTACTTCGACCGGTATCAGCAGCTTAATGCTACTACCGATGAACAAATTGTACCTACCCGCGGTGGTGACTGGAAAGATGGCGATGCCTGGAAACGCCTTTACCAGCATACCTGGAACCCATCGCAGGACGATGGTGCCTTTAACGGGCTCTGGACCTGGGTTTACAATAACTCTACTGCTATTAACCGGCAATTAGCTAACCCGGCCATTACCGATAAAGCCACTATTGCGGAATTAAAAACCCTGCGGGCATTTTACCATTACATCGCTATGGATCATTTTGGCAACGTAATTATTGCCGAAACGGTAGGTACCGAAAGCCCGGAGCAAAAATCCAGAGCCGAAGTATATGCCTGGGTAGAAAAAGAATTGCTGGCCGCTTTACCAGATTTACCGGAAACAGTAGGTGCGGTGCAGTACGGCCGGATGAACAAGTATGTAGCCAACATGATTTTAGCGAAGCTGTACCTAAACGCGCAAGTATATACCGGTACACCCCAGTGGGCTAAAGTTATTGAGCAAACCGATTTGATAATCAACTCGGGTAAATACCAGATGGCTACCGACTTTTTATCTAATTTCAGTATCACTAACCAAACTTCGCCTGAAATTATTCTGGCTACGCCTTTCGATAAAAGTAAACGGGGTGGCATGAATATTCAGATGCGGACGCTGCATTATTTAAACCAGCAAACGTATAACATTGGTACTGCTCCCTGGAATGGTTACGCTACTTTAGCTGAGTTTTATAACTCCTTCGAAGATAAAGACGTGCGTAAAAAAATGTGGATTGTGGGCCAGCAGTATAAAGCCGATGGTACGCCGCTGTTAGACGATGGCCAGCCTTTAGCTTTTACTCCCGAAATTCCAGCCTTTGAAATGCCAGCCGGCCCTGTAGCCCGGGCCGCCGGGGTAAGAAGCCAGAAGTACGAAATTCAAAGAAATAACCCAAACACCGACCAGGACAATGACTTTGTTATCTTCCGTTTAGGCGATGTTTACCTTATGCGGGGCGAAGCTCGTTTCCGGAATGGGGATCTGGCCGGAGCTCTGGAAGATTTTAACTTTATCCGGGAATTAAGAGGCGTAGATCCGTTTACAACGCTTAATGAAGATATGATTTTAGCGGAGCGTGGCCGCGAACTCGCCTGGGAGTATCACCGCCGGCAAGATTTAATTCGTTTCGGAAAATATACTGCCGCCAGAAGGTTTAAGGAGCAATCAGAAGATTTTAGAAATTTGTTCCCGATACCAACCAGCCAGATTTCATTAAATCCGAAGCTGAAACAAAATCCGGGTTATTAATTCTAATAAAACAATTTAGAAAAGCAAGCTCGGGAACGGGCTTGCTTTTTTTATATTCATTAAAATCTTTACTGTTTAATAATTACGGTCTAGGGCTTATTTTACTTGTAAGTTTTAATTACATTTATAGACTGTTTGAATTACGCGTATGCGCAAAATTTTAATTTTTGTTTTTCTTACTCTGCTGGGGTGTCGCGATAAAAGTCAAAATTCCGAATCTAACCCGAAAACGCCCACCGATCCTCTGTTTGAAACTTTATCTCCGCAACAAACCAATATTTATTTTACCAACCAGGTAACTGACGATAAAGAGTTTAATATTTTTAATTATCGCAATTTTTATAACGGCGGTGGCGTAGCCCTCGGTGATGTAAATAATGATGGGTTGTCCGATGTTTTCCTGATTTCGAACATGCAGGAAAATAAATTATTCCTGAACAAAGGAAACTTTACCTTTCAAGATATAACGGTAGAGGCCGGGGTAGCTGGTAAACGGGCCTGGAGTACCGGGGCTACTTTTGCCGATGTAAATGGCGATGGCCTGATAGATATATACGTGTGCAATTCCGGTAACCGAAGCCAGGACGACCGCGCGAATGAATTGTATATCTGCACGGGCTTATCTGATAAAGGCATTCCTACTTATACCGAAAAAGCGGATGAATATAGATTAAATGATAAGGGCTACTCTACCCACGCCGCTTTTTTTGATTATGACCGCGACGGCGACTTAGATATGTTTTTGCTGAATAACAGCTTTATTCCGGTGGGGCGCCTGCAGTACAGCAATTTGCGCGAACAGCGCGACTCGCTGGGTGGGCATAAGTTTTTCCGGAACGATGGTGCACGCTTTACCGATGTAAGCGAAGAAGCTGGTATTTACGGCAGCATTATTGGTTTTGGCTTGGGCATTACGGTAGGCGATGTAAATAACGATAATTGGCTGGATATTTACATTTCTAACGATTTTTACGAGCACGATTACCTATACATCAATAACAAAAATGGTACTTTCACGGAATCGTCGAAAGATTGGATGCAGCACCAGAGCTTATCATCTATGGGGGCCGATATAGCGGACATTAACAACGACGGTAACCTGGATATTTTTGTAACGGATATGCTGCCCGGCAACGACCGCCGCCTGAAAACCATGTTTACTACCGATAGTTATGAGCTGTTTCAACTAAAACTTTCCCGCGATTTTCATTACCAGTACTTACAGAATATGTTGCACCTGAATAACGGCGATGGTGCTTTTAACGAAGTGGCCCGTTTAGCCGGGGTGCAGGCCACCGATTGGAGTTGGGGCGCTTTGCTCTTTGACATGGACAATGATGGCCTGAAAGATATATTCGTCGCCAATGGTATTGCCAAAGATATTACCGATCAGGATTTTGTAAATTTTTTAGCCGACGAAAATAATATGCGGCAAATGGCGGCCGGTAAAAAATTTAATTTTAAAGAATTTCTAGATAAGATACCGGCTACTCCTATTCCGAACTACGCTTTTAAAAATTACGGAAATTTAAAATTTAAAAATCACTCCTTTGATTGGGGCTTAGGCGAACCGAGTTTCTCTAATGGGGCGGCTTACGGCGATTTAGATAACGATGGCGATTTAGATCTGGTAGTAAATAATGTAAATACCCCGGTTTCTATTTTTCGTAACCAAACTACCGAAAAATTAAAAAATGCCTTTTTACGGGTAAAGTTAAAAGGCCCGGATAAAAACCCGAATGGCGTAGGAGCTAAGGTTTATATATATCAAAAAGACAAAAAAATATACCAGCAGCAAATCCCCAATCGAGGCTTTGAGTCATCCGTAGATCCGGTTTTAGTTTTTGGCCTGGGTAAAACGGCTGCCATCGATTCGGTACGTATTATCTGGCCCGATGATAAAATGCAGGTTTTGCCGCAGGTAAAATCTAACCAAGACTTATTGCTCGATTATAAACAGGCTAACCAAACGTATAAATTTAAAAATACACCGGTTAAGAAAACTTTTACCGATGTAACCGACCAAGTAAAGCTCAACTACCAGCACGTAGAAAGCAATTTTGTAGATTATAACCGCGACGGCTTATTAAAGCAAATGCTCTCGACACAAGGCCCCGCCTTAGCTACCGGCGACGTAAACGGGGATGGCCTGGAAGATGTGTTTGTAGGGGGGGCAGCTGGTTCTGCGAAAAAACTTTACATTCAACAAAAGAACGGTACTTTCACGGATAAATCGCCGGTTGCTTTTAAAGCCGATAGTATCTACGAAGATGTAGACGCTGTTTTCTTTGACGCCGACAACGACCAGGATCTGGATTTGTATGTAGTAACCGGAAGCAACGAATTTGAAGCGAATGCGCCGGAACTGCTGGACCGGTTTTACCGGAATGATGGTAAAGGTAATTTTACCCGGGATGATCGTTTGCCCAATATTGCCGAAAATGGTTCCTGCGTAGCCGCCGCAGATTTTGACCTGGACGGCGACATAGATTTGTTTATTGGCAGCCGCATGATTTCGGGCAAATACGGCTACGACCCACCGAGCTTTTTGTATATAAACGACGGAAGCGGAAATTTTAAAAATTATACCAAACGCTACTTGCCCAAAAATGAATTGGGCATGGTTACCGACGCTGTCTGGGCCGATGTAGACGGCGATAAATATCCGGAGTTAATTGTAGTGGGCGATTGGATGTCCGTTGAAATTTATAAAAACAATAAAGGCCGCCAGTTATTAAACAGTAAACCAGCCGAATTTAAAAATTTAACAGGCTGGTGGAATACCATTAAAGCTGCCGATGTAGATGGCGATGGCGATGTAGACTTTATCTTGGGTAACGCCGGTAGAAACAGCCGCATTACGGCTACCGCCCAGCAACCTGCCGAATTATACGCCGGTGATTTCGATAAAAATGGTTCGGTAGAACAGATTATATCGTGTTATTCCGAAGATGGGAAAAGCTACCCCATGGTTCTGAAACACGATTTACAAAAACAGGTGCCCGGCATTAAAAAGAAATTTATTAAGTACGCCAACTTCGCTAATAAACAAGTAACTGATATTTTCTCGGAAGAAGATTTACAAGATGCCATTGTAAAAAAAGTTGCCAACCCCAATACTACCATCCTGATTAACAACGGAAATTTTAAATTTTTACCCAAAGCTTTACCCATCGAAGCACAATTTTCTCCTATTTACGGCATCGAAACCTTAGATTATAACCACGATGGGATTACCGATTTGCTGCTAACCGGTAACTTTTTTGATGTACTCCCGGAACTTGGCCGTTACGATGCTAATTTGGGTTTAATGCTGCAAGGCTTGGGCAAAGGCAACTTTAGCGCGGTACCCCCGCAAAAATCCGGATTACATGTGAAAGGACAGGTGCGCCGTTCCCAAATTATAACAGGAGCCAACGGCCAGCCACTTCTTATTTTAGCTAAAAACAATGACAAATTACAAGTATATCGTTACCAAAAATAACATTTCATTTACCATTTTCGGAGCATTGTTTAGTGTGTTGTGCCTGTTTGCGGCGTGCACCAATACTAAAAAAAACACACCCGCCGGTAAACCGCTTTTTCAGGCATTAGATTCTGCCAAAACCCACGTTACGTTTGCCAATAATTTAAAAGAAACAGATGATCTTAATATTCTGGATTACCTGTACTTCTATAATGGGGCCGGCGTAGCTGCCGGCGACTTAAATAAAGATGGGCTAACAGATTTGTTTTTTGTCTCAAACCAGGGCAAAAACCAGTTATACTTAAATAAAGGCAATTTCCAGTTTCAGGATATTTCGGAGCAGGCCGGAATTGGCGGATTTGCCGATTGGAAAACCGGCGTTACTATGGTGGATATAAACGGCGATGGCTGGCTCGATATTTACGTGAGTGCCGTGGGTAATTTTAAAGGCCTGGAAGGGGCGAACGAGTTGTACATTAATAATGGCGCCGAACCTGATGGAAGCGTAACGTTTACCGAAAAAGCCGCCGATTATGGTTTAGATTTTACTGGTTTTGCCACCCAGGCCGCCTTTTTTGATTACGACCACGATGGCGATTTAGACGTGTATTTATTGAACCATGCGGTACATACCTCGCGCAGCTACGACCGGGTTTCTACGCGCCATTTACGCAACAACGAAGCTGGAGATTATCTTTTAGAAAACCAATTAATTTCAGGTGGTAAAGTTGCTCCTTCAAACAAGCCGGTAAAATTTAAAGATGTGAGCCAAAAGGCCGGTATTTACGGCGCCGCCATGGGCTACGGCTTAGGCATTGTGGTGGGCGATTATAACAACGATGGCTGGGAAGATATTTACGTAACCAACGATTTTCACGAAGATGATTATTATTACCTGAACAATGGCGACGGCACTTTTACCGAAAGTGTTAAAAATCATTTTCAACATTTAAGCCGGTTTTCGATGGGTTGCGATGCCGCCGACATGAACAACGACGGCTACCCGGATATTATGACTCTGGATATGTATCCGGAAGATGAAAAAATTGAAAAATCATCGTTGGGCGAAGATTCTTACGACATTTACCAGTATAAACTTCAGTTTGGTTACCATAACCAATACAGCCGTAATTGCTTGCAGTTAAATATGGTGGGTCAGAAGTTTTCCGAAATAGGTTTAATGGCCGGTGTAGCCGCCACCGACTGGAGCTGGAGCACGCTGCTGGCTGACTACGATAATGATGGGATCAAAGATATTTTTGTAACCAACGGCATTGTGCACCGCCCGAATAACCTGGATTATGTGAAGTTTGCTTCTGATGATTCGCTGCGCTATGCTATGAAAACATCCAGCAGTCTCAATCAAAAAGCCATCAGTATGATGCCGGAAGGGAAAGTGCATAATTACATATACCGTGGTACCAGCAGTCTGCGCTTTCAGGATGAATCGACGAATTGGGGATTTGCCGAACCAAATATTTCTAATGGGGCCGTTTACGCCGATCTGGATAACGACGGCGATTTAGATTTAATTACGAATAACATTAATGCGCCTGCCAGCATTTACCAAAACCAAAGCGACAAATTAAGCAAGCACCATTTTTTAAAAATTAAGCTG
The sequence above is a segment of the Adhaeribacter swui genome. Coding sequences within it:
- a CDS encoding SusC/RagA family TonB-linked outer membrane protein, producing the protein MKNVTQRWQRNSCLLLLLALGSPGYSSTLLNPTYSYLKVINWELTGKVTDEKGEPIPGATVVLKGSSAGAATGADGTFTLSVPETAGTLVISFIGYTTQEKAFTGPGAINVTLAEDTKTLQEVVVVGYGTQQKKDVTGSVTQVTAKEFNSGVNPNPLQAIQGKVAGLVITQPNGDPNQNPTIRLRGYTSLAGGSDPLYVVDGIIGVPINSISPTDIETMDVLKDASASAIYGSRAANGVIIITTKRGKAGTTSVSFNNYVAADIISNRLDLLDANAYREQVAKIKGEGSLNDNLRFPKDPSGQGYNTDWFDQISRTGMTNNHDLSIMGGSEAFSYRGSINYIKREGVIKNTGFNRLTGRINLDQKALNNRLNVQYSLSYTQTDQENRNDNIIARATLFLPTLPVKNPDGSYYEIPGTQDLYNPVAMLNNYQNNDFKRVMIGAMNIKYEVLDGFVVGVNGALKNDNTVNSQAYNRNVLAYTSNQGNTSRNLYQTNNKLLEITGSYTKSLGGVNNFNVLGGYSYQDNVDDGFGANNNNYISGLYEQFGYNNLSGGRGTLLSGRSDYATSYRNRTTLVSFFGRATVNLQDKYNLTATVRQDGSSKFGANNKWAVFPSFAAGWTISNESFLQGNKALSYLKLRAGWGQTGNSEGISPYQSLFLYGRQGTYYDGSIGDFVPGYAVTQNSNPNLKWEIIQQANIGIDFTLFGRINGTVDVYDKRTKDMLYNYNVPSNGQYFVNTITANVGEMSNKGIELSLSSDIVKTDNFSWNARIVGTAYKNNIESLQNDMFDVGIIRYNEFGGRGLSDVFASQLREGHPLGEFFIPKFEGFSTDGKVLMEGQDGTPTTDYTKAKLYEAGVAQPRLSASFINTFQHGNFDLNFQLRGVFGNKIMNNLRSNLTIPGSILESNQLTEIANYQTNYSANQLSDLWLESGAFVRLDNFQLGYNVPVNAKIVKNARVYFGGNNLFVITKYKGIDPELEVRGDLRDNGRSQRPNTLGLDNTGIYPKTRSFQLGVNLTF
- a CDS encoding VCBS repeat-containing protein, with protein sequence MRKILIFVFLTLLGCRDKSQNSESNPKTPTDPLFETLSPQQTNIYFTNQVTDDKEFNIFNYRNFYNGGGVALGDVNNDGLSDVFLISNMQENKLFLNKGNFTFQDITVEAGVAGKRAWSTGATFADVNGDGLIDIYVCNSGNRSQDDRANELYICTGLSDKGIPTYTEKADEYRLNDKGYSTHAAFFDYDRDGDLDMFLLNNSFIPVGRLQYSNLREQRDSLGGHKFFRNDGARFTDVSEEAGIYGSIIGFGLGITVGDVNNDNWLDIYISNDFYEHDYLYINNKNGTFTESSKDWMQHQSLSSMGADIADINNDGNLDIFVTDMLPGNDRRLKTMFTTDSYELFQLKLSRDFHYQYLQNMLHLNNGDGAFNEVARLAGVQATDWSWGALLFDMDNDGLKDIFVANGIAKDITDQDFVNFLADENNMRQMAAGKKFNFKEFLDKIPATPIPNYAFKNYGNLKFKNHSFDWGLGEPSFSNGAAYGDLDNDGDLDLVVNNVNTPVSIFRNQTTEKLKNAFLRVKLKGPDKNPNGVGAKVYIYQKDKKIYQQQIPNRGFESSVDPVLVFGLGKTAAIDSVRIIWPDDKMQVLPQVKSNQDLLLDYKQANQTYKFKNTPVKKTFTDVTDQVKLNYQHVESNFVDYNRDGLLKQMLSTQGPALATGDVNGDGLEDVFVGGAAGSAKKLYIQQKNGTFTDKSPVAFKADSIYEDVDAVFFDADNDQDLDLYVVTGSNEFEANAPELLDRFYRNDGKGNFTRDDRLPNIAENGSCVAAADFDLDGDIDLFIGSRMISGKYGYDPPSFLYINDGSGNFKNYTKRYLPKNELGMVTDAVWADVDGDKYPELIVVGDWMSVEIYKNNKGRQLLNSKPAEFKNLTGWWNTIKAADVDGDGDVDFILGNAGRNSRITATAQQPAELYAGDFDKNGSVEQIISCYSEDGKSYPMVLKHDLQKQVPGIKKKFIKYANFANKQVTDIFSEEDLQDAIVKKVANPNTTILINNGNFKFLPKALPIEAQFSPIYGIETLDYNHDGITDLLLTGNFFDVLPELGRYDANLGLMLQGLGKGNFSAVPPQKSGLHVKGQVRRSQIITGANGQPLLILAKNNDKLQVYRYQK
- a CDS encoding RagB/SusD family nutrient uptake outer membrane protein; translation: MNKYIKPLLFAGSALGLLFVQSCTDLDEEVSDQLSQDAFGNNPEQLSALIGPLYGELGGYFDRYQQLNATTDEQIVPTRGGDWKDGDAWKRLYQHTWNPSQDDGAFNGLWTWVYNNSTAINRQLANPAITDKATIAELKTLRAFYHYIAMDHFGNVIIAETVGTESPEQKSRAEVYAWVEKELLAALPDLPETVGAVQYGRMNKYVANMILAKLYLNAQVYTGTPQWAKVIEQTDLIINSGKYQMATDFLSNFSITNQTSPEIILATPFDKSKRGGMNIQMRTLHYLNQQTYNIGTAPWNGYATLAEFYNSFEDKDVRKKMWIVGQQYKADGTPLLDDGQPLAFTPEIPAFEMPAGPVARAAGVRSQKYEIQRNNPNTDQDNDFVIFRLGDVYLMRGEARFRNGDLAGALEDFNFIRELRGVDPFTTLNEDMILAERGRELAWEYHRRQDLIRFGKYTAARRFKEQSEDFRNLFPIPTSQISLNPKLKQNPGY